One segment of Cystobacter fuscus DSM 2262 DNA contains the following:
- a CDS encoding trans-sulfuration enzyme family protein: MTSEWDVRTRLVRADEADEEGAPLNTPLVLSTTFRAHPEGVGFSAVDMGEQSPFFYARWSTPTVRTLERRLADLEGGEDALCFASGMAAITGLLLHLLGPGTHLVISDVCYAGTAEFVRGTLRRYGVDVTPVDTSDLEQVRAALRPNTRLVYLESPCNPVLKLTDIEAVATLAHGVGARVAVDATLATPIGLQPLALGADFVLHSLTKYIGGHGDVLGGVVVGGRAELAALRQDSLIHLGAVLNPFPAWLLLRSLATLPQRMAAHEATAREVAAFLENHPRVHHVLYPGRDSHPQAALARRQLRNTSGMIAFQAEDAPAVARRLAERLKVVHYAVSLGKPHSLVFYLPTDELQRTSFQLSPALLARYRAWAGDGIFRLSIGLEAPADIIRDLDQALAP, translated from the coding sequence ATGACTTCGGAATGGGATGTGCGGACCCGGCTCGTGCGGGCCGACGAGGCCGACGAGGAAGGCGCGCCGCTCAACACCCCCCTGGTGCTCTCCACCACCTTCCGTGCCCATCCGGAGGGCGTGGGTTTCTCCGCCGTGGACATGGGGGAGCAGTCGCCCTTCTTCTACGCCCGGTGGTCGACCCCCACCGTGCGGACCCTGGAGCGGCGGCTGGCCGACCTCGAGGGCGGCGAGGACGCGCTGTGCTTCGCCAGTGGGATGGCGGCCATCACCGGGCTGCTGCTGCACCTGCTTGGGCCCGGCACCCACCTGGTCATCAGTGACGTCTGCTACGCGGGCACGGCCGAGTTCGTCCGCGGGACGCTGCGGCGCTACGGCGTGGACGTCACCCCCGTGGACACCTCGGACCTCGAGCAGGTGCGCGCCGCGCTGCGCCCCAATACCCGGCTTGTCTACCTGGAGTCACCGTGCAACCCCGTGCTCAAGCTGACGGACATCGAGGCGGTGGCCACGCTCGCGCACGGCGTCGGAGCCCGGGTCGCCGTCGACGCGACCCTCGCGACGCCCATCGGCCTGCAACCCCTGGCGCTCGGGGCCGACTTCGTCCTGCATTCCTTGACCAAGTACATCGGCGGCCACGGTGACGTGCTGGGCGGGGTCGTCGTCGGCGGGCGGGCCGAGCTGGCCGCGCTCCGCCAGGACTCACTCATCCACCTGGGCGCCGTGCTCAATCCCTTTCCCGCGTGGTTGCTCTTGCGCAGCCTGGCCACCCTGCCCCAGCGCATGGCGGCCCACGAGGCCACGGCCCGCGAGGTGGCCGCCTTCCTGGAGAACCACCCCCGCGTGCACCACGTCCTCTACCCGGGGCGCGACTCCCATCCCCAGGCCGCCCTCGCCCGCCGGCAGTTGCGCAACACCTCCGGCATGATTGCCTTTCAAGCGGAGGACGCCCCGGCGGTGGCGCGCCGTCTCGCCGAGCGGTTGAAGGTCGTCCACTACGCCGTCTCGCTCGGCAAGCCCCACAGCCTCGTCTTCTACCTGCCCACGGACGAGCTGCAGCGCACCTCGTTCCAGCTCTCCCCGGCGCTGCTGGCGCGCTACCGTGCCTGGGCGGGCGACGGCATCTTCCGCCTGTCGATCGGCCTGGAGGCCCCGGCGGACATCATCCGGGATCTCGATCAGGCCCTGGCCCCGTGA
- a CDS encoding iron-containing alcohol dehydrogenase family protein has protein sequence MPPRTQPLLIPGLVRIKPGALDRVGVYLSRAGHRRIFLLVSTGLLPGPGQRLEASLTREGITVVGRAEVTEASFEHASALFTCLPAGCEAVLGFGGGRALDVAKYVAFLAGLPYLAVPTSLSNDGFCSPQSSLTQGGRRRSLRAAMPTGVVVDTDVCLHAPDTLWWSGIGDLVAKVTAIADWKLAFHARGTPVNDFAALLSDATVFQFMARPVRDLEGVRLLAMSLMLNGIAMEVSGSSRPASGSEHLLSHALDALAARPRLHGLQVGVATYVISRLQGQGTERVASVLDATGFWRGITADPFSRREWLAAVRLAPSLKEDFYTVLSSRDCAPEVDALLRTDPRLAGCFVD, from the coding sequence ATGCCTCCACGTACGCAGCCGCTCCTCATTCCTGGTCTCGTGCGCATCAAACCCGGCGCGCTGGACCGGGTTGGCGTCTACCTGTCACGTGCCGGGCACCGGCGCATCTTCCTGCTGGTGAGCACCGGACTGCTGCCCGGGCCGGGCCAGCGTCTGGAGGCGAGCCTCACACGGGAGGGAATCACCGTCGTGGGGCGGGCGGAGGTGACCGAGGCGAGCTTCGAGCACGCCAGCGCGCTCTTCACCTGCCTGCCCGCGGGCTGTGAGGCCGTTCTCGGATTTGGCGGCGGGCGGGCGCTGGACGTCGCCAAGTACGTGGCCTTCCTCGCGGGCCTGCCGTACCTGGCCGTACCCACGTCCCTGTCCAATGATGGCTTCTGCAGCCCACAGTCGAGCCTCACCCAAGGGGGACGACGCCGCTCGCTGCGCGCGGCGATGCCCACCGGCGTCGTCGTCGACACGGACGTCTGCCTCCATGCACCGGACACGCTCTGGTGGTCTGGCATTGGTGACCTCGTCGCGAAGGTGACGGCCATCGCCGACTGGAAGCTGGCCTTCCATGCCCGAGGCACGCCCGTGAACGACTTCGCGGCGTTGCTCTCGGACGCGACCGTCTTTCAGTTCATGGCGCGGCCGGTGAGGGACCTGGAGGGTGTCCGCCTCCTGGCCATGTCGCTCATGCTGAATGGGATTGCCATGGAGGTGAGCGGCTCGTCACGCCCGGCGAGCGGCAGCGAGCACCTGCTGTCCCACGCGCTGGATGCGCTGGCCGCGCGCCCCCGTCTCCATGGGCTGCAGGTGGGGGTGGCGACGTATGTCATCAGCCGGCTGCAGGGCCAGGGCACGGAGCGGGTGGCCTCCGTGCTGGACGCCACCGGCTTCTGGCGGGGCATCACCGCGGACCCCTTCTCCCGCCGGGAGTGGCTCGCGGCGGTGCGCCTCGCGCCCTCGCTGAAGGAGGACTTCTACACGGTGCTCTCCTCACGTGACTGCGCGCCGGAGGTCGATGCCCTCCTGCGCACGGACCCGAGGCTGGCGGGCTGCTTCGTGGACTGA
- a CDS encoding RICIN domain-containing protein: protein MKIKNIGVAVGASLLMFALVTEPQLLGVPTADARGTYFHTEIHPPHWLPWTTDGAPAIESGPAFLTHGLRCSGRYCDSVSLLNVESGYTQTNSWWTDSFSEEGAHEQVCGDNGFVTGLGCSGDYCDSIALRCSQIDNGGVRSNCYWTESISEESGGKFVAPESMYLAGVRCWDRYCDNKQLYLCQADNGGPSFDLSAMAAKYAPRLRFDQETTTGSGEQSKCFPSDAATYFEQRARGASPVSLCNKDYSTIQNNRVPAYYTATQVGTNTVLIRYWYFYAWQSTCFVSSGSHAADWESVAVLVVDGRLSRVAFYQHGGWYSREAGSFETVEGTHPIGYVGKNAHGTYHDSGGSGGCLYFEDFRNPGGNDYHMDTWNNLVPLTRGGNSPAWMNCTGSGCFDGIGHPIEQTGDLRSMRGCAKDGCGRSSLGENMPFQNDPAGTDHTALYLQHSGKVIDVPGASTSDGVALTQFSNWGVDNQRWLLESTGDGFFTLRARHSGKCMDVAGASMTAGTNVVQHTCNGGDNQRFRLLPYGNGYFAIQAKHSNQCLDIAGGSMDDGGSLIQWPCGWTTNESFRFAP from the coding sequence ATGAAGATCAAGAACATCGGCGTCGCTGTCGGCGCCTCTCTGCTCATGTTCGCCCTGGTCACCGAGCCCCAGCTGCTCGGCGTGCCCACCGCCGACGCGCGCGGCACGTACTTCCATACCGAGATCCATCCTCCGCACTGGCTGCCATGGACCACCGATGGCGCGCCCGCGATCGAGAGCGGTCCTGCCTTCCTGACGCACGGCCTGCGCTGCAGCGGCCGCTACTGCGACAGCGTGAGCCTGCTCAACGTGGAGTCCGGATACACGCAGACGAACAGCTGGTGGACGGACTCCTTCTCCGAAGAGGGCGCGCACGAGCAGGTGTGCGGCGACAACGGCTTCGTGACGGGCCTGGGCTGTTCCGGTGACTACTGCGACAGCATCGCCCTGCGGTGCTCGCAGATCGACAACGGCGGCGTGCGCTCGAACTGCTACTGGACGGAGTCCATCTCGGAAGAGAGCGGCGGGAAGTTCGTGGCCCCGGAGTCCATGTACCTCGCGGGTGTCCGATGCTGGGATCGCTACTGTGACAACAAGCAGCTCTATCTCTGCCAGGCGGACAACGGCGGGCCGTCTTTCGATTTGAGCGCGATGGCGGCCAAATACGCGCCTCGCCTGCGCTTCGACCAGGAGACCACCACGGGCTCCGGCGAGCAGAGCAAGTGCTTCCCGAGCGACGCGGCCACGTACTTCGAGCAACGCGCGCGAGGCGCATCCCCCGTTTCGCTCTGCAACAAGGACTATTCGACGATTCAGAACAACCGGGTCCCGGCGTACTACACCGCCACCCAGGTCGGGACGAACACGGTGCTCATCCGCTATTGGTACTTCTATGCGTGGCAGAGCACGTGCTTCGTCAGCTCGGGCTCGCACGCCGCGGATTGGGAGTCGGTGGCGGTCCTGGTCGTCGATGGGCGGTTGAGCCGGGTCGCGTTCTACCAGCACGGCGGGTGGTACAGCCGGGAAGCCGGTTCGTTCGAGACCGTGGAGGGCACGCATCCCATCGGCTACGTCGGGAAGAACGCCCACGGCACCTACCACGACTCCGGGGGCTCGGGCGGCTGCCTCTACTTCGAGGACTTTCGCAATCCCGGCGGCAACGACTACCACATGGATACCTGGAACAACCTCGTGCCCCTCACCCGGGGCGGCAACTCGCCCGCGTGGATGAACTGCACGGGCTCGGGTTGCTTCGATGGCATCGGTCATCCGATCGAACAGACGGGAGACCTGCGCTCGATGCGTGGCTGCGCGAAGGACGGCTGCGGTCGGTCTTCCCTCGGTGAGAACATGCCCTTCCAGAACGACCCGGCGGGCACGGACCATACGGCCCTCTACCTCCAGCACAGTGGCAAGGTGATCGATGTCCCTGGGGCGAGCACCAGCGATGGGGTGGCGCTCACCCAGTTCTCCAACTGGGGCGTGGACAACCAGCGCTGGCTGCTCGAGTCGACGGGAGACGGCTTCTTCACGTTGCGCGCACGCCACAGCGGCAAGTGCATGGACGTGGCCGGAGCTTCCATGACGGCCGGCACGAACGTCGTCCAGCACACCTGCAACGGCGGCGACAACCAGCGCTTCCGCCTGCTCCCGTACGGCAACGGTTACTTCGCGATCCAGGCGAAGCACAGCAACCAATGCCTGGACATCGCGGGCGGCTCCATGGACGACGGCGGGTCGCTGATCCAGTGGCCGTGCGGCTGGACGACGAACGAGAGCTTCCGCTTCGCGCCGTGA
- a CDS encoding cell wall protein YJL171C/Tos1 domain-containing protein gives MNVVTDSRLGGSGRRLRFLITAAILGIAGVACSADPKADGAAPSKPGGEPAVPTHEPPTPSNTGPATRGGTMTFTNIGATGYWGRRIEASEGDPRCDVEARWISYPWGGKEYCCRTRHQVTSNRLSPYNEQMTLVLEGPMRVKQFAVYQPVAEPTGAWAIKSFWDRRAPTTFQNLHISGPGDKTPFTGDLGNNCAFYAMQDRKFPCGPGSNPYCPGSALDYDGWPGSKLVVLLASMPYADDPTLKPLSCIKPGEDERQQDAPWIGFSPSELNRDGWSGYHPCHCFANTNGAVGDGCGQINVFEVVAESSGSQWGNRDIISTGLRSFQVGSLGGSVCGIAGCGIGQFDPGSDLLDARALKAMERGAVIDADNRASAYAPVWRRPLDDRYFAILLDEQSRVVQVMILHPGNLPGAARALLPALPNEVSRAAIDGLVGLRVPQ, from the coding sequence ATGAACGTAGTCACAGACAGCAGGCTTGGTGGGAGTGGCCGGCGCCTCCGATTCCTCATCACCGCGGCCATCCTGGGGATCGCAGGCGTGGCGTGCAGCGCCGACCCGAAGGCCGACGGCGCTGCCCCCTCCAAGCCGGGCGGCGAACCCGCCGTTCCCACGCACGAGCCCCCCACGCCGTCGAACACGGGGCCCGCGACCCGGGGCGGCACGATGACCTTCACCAATATCGGCGCCACGGGCTACTGGGGCCGCCGGATCGAGGCGAGCGAGGGCGACCCGCGCTGCGACGTCGAGGCGCGATGGATCAGCTACCCCTGGGGAGGTAAGGAGTACTGCTGCCGCACCAGGCACCAGGTAACGAGCAACCGCCTGTCCCCGTACAACGAGCAGATGACGCTGGTCCTCGAAGGGCCGATGCGCGTCAAGCAGTTCGCCGTCTACCAGCCGGTCGCGGAGCCCACGGGCGCATGGGCCATCAAGTCGTTCTGGGACCGGCGGGCGCCGACCACGTTCCAGAACCTCCACATCTCCGGGCCCGGAGACAAGACGCCGTTCACGGGTGACCTCGGGAACAACTGCGCGTTCTACGCCATGCAGGACCGCAAGTTCCCCTGCGGTCCGGGAAGCAATCCGTACTGCCCCGGCTCGGCGCTGGACTACGACGGTTGGCCGGGTTCCAAGCTCGTGGTGCTGCTCGCCTCCATGCCCTACGCGGATGATCCGACGCTCAAGCCGCTGAGCTGCATCAAGCCCGGAGAGGACGAGCGCCAGCAGGACGCGCCGTGGATCGGCTTCAGCCCCTCGGAGCTCAACCGCGACGGGTGGTCGGGCTATCACCCGTGTCACTGCTTCGCGAACACGAACGGGGCCGTGGGCGACGGGTGCGGCCAGATCAACGTGTTCGAGGTCGTGGCGGAGTCGTCGGGCAGCCAGTGGGGCAACCGCGACATCATCAGCACGGGGCTCAGGTCGTTCCAGGTCGGCAGCCTCGGCGGGTCCGTGTGCGGCATCGCTGGCTGTGGCATCGGCCAGTTCGATCCCGGCTCCGATCTCCTCGACGCGCGGGCGCTCAAGGCCATGGAGCGTGGCGCGGTGATCGACGCGGACAACCGCGCGAGCGCCTATGCGCCGGTGTGGCGCCGGCCGCTCGACGACCGCTACTTCGCCATCCTCCTCGACGAGCAGTCGCGGGTCGTGCAGGTGATGATCCTCCACCCGGGCAACCTCCCCGGCGCGGCCCGCGCCCTGCTGCCCGCGCTTCCGAACGAGGTCTCGCGCGCGGCGATCGATGGGCTCGTGGGGCTCCGCGTGCCCCAGTGA
- a CDS encoding RICIN domain-containing protein has translation MAHSRAFTALLLGLAVLVLPATPARAVGETTFRNPLLGDGADPWLQYYNGNYYLATTTWSSQMMMRKSPTLAGLSTATPVVIWSDTTASRCCNFWAPEFHRLNGPNGYRWYFMFTAGTGGNFDNQHLVVLESAGDDPMGPYAFKSEPQGTGWNIDGSYLQVNGSLYLLSSAFEGSNQNMWIAKMSNPWTTSGTKVLLSNPTYSWETQGAPVNEGPVVLQRGGKTFLIYSASFCGTPDYKLGMLTLTGSDPLSLSSWKKSANPVFQRSDANGVYGPGHNGFFTSPDGTQSWIVYHANSAANQGCSRTRSTRAQAFTWNSDGTPSFGTPVPLGTSLAVPSGERSPITTAVRGAAYKLVSRSANKCMGVSGGASGDGASAVLASCSSAATGWVLDPTADGYYRLVNSSTGKSLDAVNCGTADGTRVGQWSWLGNACQQWMPVATSEGWFRLQNRNSGKVLDVANCASADGSAVNLWSGLGNTCQEWQLQPVGPVAIVNVSSGKVLDVANCGTADGTRVNQWSWLGNNCQRWNFTPTGDGYFQLSPVSNAGSCLLIEGASTANSARTVTGSCSGTHSQWRIEPLADGTARLIARHSGKALEVSGCSLAEGGTVQQYSWLDNTCQRFHLRPY, from the coding sequence ATGGCACACTCCCGGGCGTTCACCGCGTTGCTGCTTGGCCTGGCCGTTCTGGTTCTCCCCGCTACCCCCGCGCGAGCGGTCGGTGAGACCACCTTCCGCAACCCCTTGCTGGGGGATGGAGCGGACCCCTGGCTGCAGTACTACAACGGCAACTACTACCTGGCGACGACGACCTGGTCCTCGCAGATGATGATGCGCAAATCGCCGACCCTGGCGGGGCTGAGTACCGCGACGCCGGTGGTGATCTGGTCGGACACCACGGCCAGCCGGTGCTGTAACTTCTGGGCTCCCGAGTTCCATCGGCTCAATGGCCCCAATGGGTACCGCTGGTACTTCATGTTCACGGCCGGCACGGGGGGGAACTTCGATAACCAGCACCTGGTGGTGCTCGAGAGCGCGGGAGACGATCCCATGGGGCCCTATGCCTTCAAGAGCGAGCCCCAGGGCACCGGCTGGAACATCGATGGCTCCTATCTCCAGGTCAACGGCTCGCTGTACCTGCTCTCCTCGGCGTTCGAGGGCAGCAACCAGAACATGTGGATCGCCAAGATGAGCAACCCCTGGACCACGAGCGGTACGAAGGTGTTGCTCTCCAATCCCACGTACAGCTGGGAGACGCAGGGTGCCCCCGTCAACGAGGGACCCGTGGTCCTGCAGCGCGGCGGCAAGACCTTCCTCATCTACTCGGCCAGCTTCTGCGGGACCCCGGACTACAAGCTCGGAATGTTGACGCTCACCGGGAGCGATCCGCTGAGCCTCTCCTCCTGGAAGAAGTCCGCCAACCCCGTGTTCCAGCGCTCCGACGCCAATGGGGTCTACGGGCCGGGTCACAACGGCTTCTTCACCTCGCCGGATGGCACGCAAAGCTGGATCGTCTACCACGCCAACAGCGCCGCCAATCAGGGCTGCTCGCGGACGCGCTCGACCCGTGCGCAGGCCTTCACCTGGAACTCGGATGGCACGCCCTCTTTCGGCACTCCCGTCCCCCTCGGCACGTCGCTCGCGGTTCCCTCCGGGGAGCGCTCGCCCATCACCACCGCCGTGCGCGGCGCCGCCTACAAGCTGGTGAGCCGGTCGGCGAACAAGTGCATGGGGGTCAGCGGGGGCGCGAGCGGCGATGGGGCGAGCGCGGTCCTGGCCTCCTGCTCCAGTGCGGCTACCGGTTGGGTGCTCGATCCGACCGCGGACGGGTACTACCGGTTGGTGAACAGCAGCACCGGCAAGTCCCTGGACGCCGTCAACTGCGGCACCGCGGACGGCACCCGCGTGGGCCAGTGGTCGTGGTTGGGCAATGCGTGCCAGCAGTGGATGCCCGTGGCCACCTCGGAGGGGTGGTTCCGTCTGCAGAACCGCAACAGCGGCAAGGTGCTGGACGTGGCCAACTGCGCGAGCGCGGACGGGTCGGCCGTGAACCTGTGGTCCGGGTTGGGCAACACCTGTCAGGAGTGGCAGCTCCAGCCGGTGGGGCCGGTGGCGATCGTCAACGTCTCGAGTGGCAAGGTGCTGGACGTGGCCAACTGCGGCACCGCGGACGGCACCCGCGTGAACCAGTGGAGCTGGCTGGGGAACAACTGTCAGCGGTGGAATTTCACCCCCACCGGAGATGGGTACTTCCAGCTCTCGCCAGTCTCCAATGCCGGAAGCTGTCTCCTCATCGAGGGGGCTTCCACCGCCAACTCCGCCCGCACCGTCACGGGCTCCTGCTCGGGCACCCACTCCCAGTGGCGCATCGAGCCGCTGGCGGATGGCACCGCCCGGCTCATCGCCCGGCACAGCGGCAAGGCCCTCGAGGTGTCCGGCTGCTCCTTGGCCGAAGGGGGCACGGTCCAGCAGTACAGCTGGCTGGACAACACCTGCCAGCGATTCCACCTGCGGCCCTACTGA